In the genome of Pagrus major chromosome 17, Pma_NU_1.0, the window ACGCACACCTTTCCCCACTGACGCAAAAGCTAGAGTAGCTCCATAGTGAGAAATGACCTttttgcagcagagaggaagaacaTCTACAGCCACCTTCAACCCTCGCTGTTTACCCACACCTCAGTCACatgcaagaaaacacacacacatacacacacacacacacacacacacacacacacacacacacacacacacacacactcacacacacacactcgaacaCTCAAGAGGCTTCAGTAGGCCTTGATAAACAGATGTGCTCAAGAGCCTGGGGCACGAGACGCCCTGGATAAGGGTCTTCAGAGGATCCCACACCCatgaaaacatgcacacatgcagacagagacAAATCAACACACGGGAAGAAGAAGCTGTGTGGAAAGTAGGTCTGCAACAACTCACACACCTGGTTCTCACTCTCACATACGACATAGCTATCACGTTAACGCGACTCTCACTCTCCCGAGAGCTGTCAGTCAGGGCCGAGAGGAGACGCAGTGGGGAGCTTTGATGACTGATGCATCGGACAgcagggaggatggagggagaggaccAGAGGAAGACTGTGGGCTAGTCTTTTCCCACGTTCTTGACTTATGGTCTTTTAAAGTAACACGATCCACAGGGGGAAAGAAAAGACTCATACAAGCATAAACAAATCTGGACAACTCAAATGCAACTGTGAAACCACTAAAAGACACACTTGCAGTCATATGAGCACACATATAACACACATCCACACTAGTCAGGGCAGTGAAAGCTCCACAGGGGGTAAGGTAAAGGGGTTGAAGGGGCCCTGTAGCCTCCAGGCGTTCTGTCTTTGGGGAGGGAAAGGGTATAATTACACCCCAttcattcctcctcccctccttttcTAGAGAACACGTTGGCCCCAGACCCCTAACAGCTTTTAATTAGCCAGAccaatggaggagaggaggaggaggaggagggaggggggaatgaggaggtgaagagagggATAAAGGGAGAGCTTTCTTAAAAGCATGGGTCGTGAATGAAATTAGCAACAGaatctgtttttgttggctTTTGACAAGCCTGCTTTTTCATGCAGAGGTCGGCCGGGCCACCAATAAGGACGCGGTGTGGGAAAAAAGTGTATCCTATACAATTTAAGACTTCTTTACTTCAGAGGGAGCCGCCACAGATctccaaatgtcttgtttttctttctgttattaTTACTGATCTGACTCAAagaaagcagagcagagtggaacaagatgagaggagagattATTCGGCCAATTAGGCAGCTATGTCTCTTTTCCTTTCACTGAAAAAACGCTCGCCttggcaaaacacacacaaacaaaggcGTGCACACCTGCACGGGAGTGTACACACCTACAAAGAACCTTTTCTAAGAGGGAGCAGTGATTCAAAGTGGAGGGAGGTGATCAGCCTGTTAGCCTTGGATAACAAGTGTAGTGCTGTGCTCAGCTAACAAAGCATGTTTTGACAGGTAGGTTAGGGCTaactgatgcacacacacacgcatacagaGGCAGGAAGGAGGGGTTAGAGGCCCACGTTTGGAGCCAGCGTGTCTGTGACTTGGCCAGGGGGTCCTAACAGGAGCCACAACAACAGGAGGGGGGAGTCAGAGCCACCACGTCCCGAGCTTTGAAGCtggggcacacacacataaacaatgGCAGACACACAGGAGCTGTTTTCTTGTCACTTTCACACTAAACATGTCAAACTCAAGCAGTCAGTCAGGATAAGCACATATTGAGTTTGAGGATTAGAGCCTGTTGCCCCTGAGCATGTAATCAGAGTAATATGAAAATATCAGTCTTTCTTCACCTCCTGGCTTTCAGCTGCTTTCACATTAGTTTCAACATGTCAGGCAGGCGCAAAACACATGTAGCAGTGTAGCATGGCCTCGTCTGTATCCTGTTTACTGTAAAAGAAAGACATATTAGTTTGGtgaaacagaaagtgaagaCACCAGGTTAGGCTACTGGGGATTTTCCCCTTTGTCCCGACAAATCTGTTCCCGACAGAGTTATAAAATTATTGACGATTGGTAAAAGTTCAACTATGGTGAAGataacacaactaacacaactccATGAAAACTACAAGGTTTATACAGATTTTGCAACATTTCTCTCTACTTCATTAGGGCACCGGGGGGGAAACAAGCAGAGGAAGCAGGCAAAGAGGAGACGGGAAGAGGGCTTAAAAAGAGCCATAAAACTAAATGAAGGGTAAAGATGAAAAGGGGGAAAGAGAGCGACAGCCTGACTGTCTCCACCCACTCTGCCTCTGTCTTTGATGGAATCGGAGAGAAATtgagagacagagatacagacagagacagcaaaTAAGTGAGGCGCTTCGACACAGCAAACATCCAGAAACTGGTTTAGAAAGACTTGACAGAAAGCAGCACTGAGTTGCACGGAGAGATTGGACTCTAAATCTCATCCTCTTCTAAGCCGGTGAGAGGTGAATCACTGCTGACGGCGAAACGagaggaaggtgtgtgtgtgagtgggctGGTGGTAGGGCTTTATGAGAGAAGGTGTGTTCTCTGGTCCACAAACAAAGTGAACAAGTCCGGCCTGATCCGGCTCTTTCTAATTCTGTCACGGTGACGACAGGTTCGCACAAGAACATCCAAAACACGACAACACAAACATCCTCGCATGGCGCGTGAATTACACCCAAGTAGCTCTACCTGTGTGTTAACATGTGTTAGTCGTGGGAGTAAGTCTTTTGTCTGTTgctgtgcgtgtctgtgtgcgATTAGCCCTCTTTATCCCCAACACGTGTGTTGTGTGAGGCAAGCTTTCAGGGTGTGTAGGGATGATATTGTCCGCCTATTATTCATGCTGTTATGaattttgcaaaataaaaacagtcgaGAACATTTGTCAGTaacctcctctttcttcctgtctCCCTGCAGCTTCCTGTGGGATGAGTACACGGTGGAAGTGCGTATCAACGACTATCTGGACATCATCTGCCCCCACTACACCCACGGCGAGGTGTCATCGCATGCAGCTGAGCGCTATGTGCTGTACATGGTGGAGAGGGAGGACTACGAAGTGTGTAAACCTCACTCCTTCGACCAGCTCCGTTGGGAGTGCTCGCGGCCGTTCGCTCCCCACGCACCTGAGAAATTCTCTGAGAAGTTCCAGCGTTTTACTCCCTTCACCCTCGGCAAGGAGTTCAGACAGGGGGAGAGCTATTATTATATCTGTAAGTATCAGGTTCTTTAGATCAACTCATTGTGATCCTGAGGATGGTTCTTGTATTAAACTGTTCCCTCTTTTCTGATTTTTCCACAGCCAAGCCAATGCATCACCATGGCCAGGACTGTCTCAGGCTGAGAGTGGATGTTGTTGGACATAAAGGCTCTGGAAAGAACCAGCTAGATAAATCCAAGGCAGATGATGCAGAAAAAAGCATGGATGGAGGAAAAGGGATGTTTCCTGCCGCTGGAGGAGTTCACAACCCCTCAAACCGGCTCCCAGCAGGTGATGAttcttcttaaaaaaatacCACTAGGATAATCACAGCTGGGTGTGTTTGCCATGAAGGAATTATGAAATCTAATACTGACTCACTCTTCTTTCTCAGATGACCCTGCTGTGATGGAGCCAAACGTTCAGAGGAGTATCGGGAGTTCAGGCGCACAGCTGGTCTCCTTTCCACTCCTCTTCACAATGATCCCAGTCTTATTAGCTCTGATGCTACAATAAGGCTGAACGCCACAAAAGAGACAATGCTATTCCAATGCTGGACATTGGGACCATGAACACtcaagagatttttttttttatacagattGTTTTTTACGAGCATGAActgtgttgtcagtgtgtgtttgcgtgtttgTTTGCGTGAGTGTGGAACGTGGATCGTTCCGAAGAAGAGGACCTcagagatcttttttttttattactttactAAGAGGATGGAAATTCTCATTTTTGACCATTTAAGGTGCCCACTTCTTCTCAGTCATAATGAACAAAACTGCGAGCAAATTGATCAAAAATACTTAATTCACAAGAGGATGACATTGTCACCATTATGCTGTGTTCTCAAATTTTCATACGGTTGGTACAGATTTGCATTCTACTTCTCATCTCCAAgttttgatgtcatttttcttcctctacATGTAGAGAAATTATTAATTCTGTCTCTTGCAAATGTTGTCGGCTAACTGCCAAAGTGGTATCCATTATGTAGgatttttgtcatgttgttgtgtaGCACTCAGCTCCCTGTTATATCCCTTCAAGTGTCTCAAGCACCACTGCCACATTCGCACAAAAGCCGACACTTTGATTCAGCTGCCGTGGGTTCAATGAACACGCTCAAAATGGCTgatattacacattttttcagtTCAAAAACACGAGAACAAATTGTTCAATCCAgatcagtggttctcaacctttttcTCCCCCCTTTCTGTCTCATGAGCACTTCAAGTGATGCCTACTGCTGCTGATTCAgattaaaggtacaatatgtgagacttttagctgaaaacattagaaaaaataatgatttttagcagaatgtgaagaaataccaGTTCTGACATCATGACgtctgtattgtgttgcaaagatatatctactgaagttagcatgctaaccagttagccccaaCCTGTCCCCATCCAAAGCTCCCGTGCCAGCGGTGTAAACACCTACTCTCGCTGTCCCGACTGCTacctgcacggctaactgagctgacTAGCTAAGGACAtccacagttagcagcagttagcggcaAAATGCTGtgcctatttgttttgaatttgacaggcggtcaattcttacatattaagTATTTAAACAGTAAAGAAGTATCTTaattttcaattatttatttttttacattcagtAATGTATTTCAGAAAAAAGGCCCCACATTAATTTGGATCCcaaaaaatatctatttattttttcatgtcttCTTTATTAAATGTTCTCTTGAGGTTGAGAGCCTCTGATCACcaccacagacacactaacaagGATTTCAGGGAGCTGAGCTTCTTCAATACTTACGATTGTTCACTCATTTCTACTGTCTCGACAGTATCATGGTACACTGTCCGATGTGCAGATGTGACCCCACTTGCACAATGTCAAACCTCAAACTGAAGGGACTTCCCAAAATGCATTTacagttgtttattttcttgttaaacATGCGTGtgtcattttgtaaatgtttatatgtACATTTGTATATAGAGAAAACTATAACAAACTGTTTTAAGATGTGAGAAATctttagtgaaataaaaaaaaaaattgtgatgtaATAAAACTTTGTCTGGTTTTTGTCAGCTCTAGTTAAATATCTTTTTGCACTCATCCCAATGATGTCATTGAAATTTTGATGGATGACACAATATTTTGGCAAAGCTATCCATCTCCCGTCCGATGAAATCTCTCCAGCGCCCTCCAAATTTCCACCCCCAGGTCTTTCTCAAACCCTGTTTCTcatcccctctctgtctttcatccCTGGTGACATCGCTTTAGATTTCACAGTCTGAAAACCAAACGCGAGAACCGTGAGGGGGACGATGAAGGAGCGAGAGAGCGATACAGTGCTGCGAGAGAGGCCCACAAGCAAACTGACAACTGGGTGTGAGGGTGTCACTCTCGCCTCCTCGCTCACactctttcattcttttttttcgCCAGTTCTTTTACTGCTCTGCACATCCTCTTTGGAGAGAAAAGCTGAACATCCTTCTGCACAGTGGTATGTTGGAATGAAGAGCAGCACGGTGTGCAAACCTCAGAGCTGACTGAAAACTGTCAAAAGTCACTGTCCCCTGTAAAAACTACGCAACATATACATTCAAAACCAGAACATAAAactgagctgtttgtttttccagaatCACGTCATAGTTTGAATTCTCTGCAGATGATCACACAGGCTCAAGGATCTTTTTTGCAACGGGCAcccatgtacagtatatgtatagCTCTGTACAGTAGGTTAATGCAGGACAGCCTCTCACTGTGCCTGATAGATGAGACTAACACGATAACTAAACATGGCAGTATGCAGAGTGATGTTTCAGCTCAAGATGGTGTCATACAGCAACGTGCAAAGATCAGTTCAATGCAGTCAGATTGCAACTGTAGATGCAAAATTAATAATCTATAAAAACCTGCAATTGCCAAATTCTAAGCATTGAAACCTTCTGGCTTCGTACATTTAGTAAAAGCACAAGTCAAAGCTACAAGAGAATGTCCTGGCTTTGATTTTCCACTTCtactaaaaataaacaagttattatccaaagtaaaagtacccaTTGTGAAATATGGTACCCGTCAGAGTGTAAAGTTTTTGATGCATGTGTCCATATTGGAGATgatgaaagaacaaaaaaaaatccctaaAATTGGAAATGTAACTTCCAAAACTGTAACTTTAGAAACTCTCCTCGACTTTGTGAGGATTATCATGATTTTAGATGAGTTGGAGGAATAAATGCAAATCAAAATGCCTCATAACTACAGGGGGTAAAAAGCATATTTCCAAAAAAACTAATGATACGCCGTGCACAGCAGTGCTCCCATGGGTGCCAGCTGGTGCAAGATCAACCACAGTGAACCAAAGCATCAATATTCTAGCACCTACCAGGATACATTtaagacttgtttttttatcaacagttcacattaaaaacaacaaggagCTTCATGAGTAAGCTCTATTCTTAACTGCCATCAAGCGTTTCttcaaaggagacatattatgctcattttcaggtacATCATTTTAtgttgggttactactagaatgtACATGCTTTaaagctcaaaaaacacatcagttttctcatactgtccaatgctgcagcactgtttcccccctctgtctgaaacactctgttttagctcctgtctctttaagggcccccctcctgaatactcagtctgctctgattggtcagttcacacaGGCCTGATCCAACACCACTAAAAACAACAgggcagctgtgctaaatcgattcttacatgccaaactatcTGCTAGGCATGAATTATGCagatgtgtgacatgatgacggagtgtgatgtcacaaagtcacataattaaaggtgcgactactgacgaggcgtttcaggtaCCTCAgtattttctgtgggagagaggagcttctgttggtgcggactttgggcttttcaactttcaagatttttttacatgcacatgaacCTTTATCACACCtaaggaaaaagaaaaccaaaatgaaaaagcattatGGGTCTCCATTAAATAATCAGGTGCTGAATAGCGAAGAAACTAGACAACAACAATAGGCAATAGCAACCACAATTCAACTcttaaaaatgataatatataatgagatacaaaaaatatatcagagtGCAAATCTAGCCAGGATACATACAGGTCTTTAGGATACCATACCGTATATTATA includes:
- the efna1b gene encoding ephrin-A1b, producing MDLVYLVCLAMSIGAWFASAERHSVYWNGSNPNFLWDEYTVEVRINDYLDIICPHYTHGEVSSHAAERYVLYMVEREDYEVCKPHSFDQLRWECSRPFAPHAPEKFSEKFQRFTPFTLGKEFRQGESYYYISKPMHHHGQDCLRLRVDVVGHKGSGKNQLDKSKADDAEKSMDGGKGMFPAAGGVHNPSNRLPADDPAVMEPNVQRSIGSSGAQLVSFPLLFTMIPVLLALMLQ